TAGGTCCGCGCGCAGCCCCTCGATCCGGGTACGAAGTCGTCCTGCGAGCCGGTTGTACCGGTCGATCGCGTCTGCGCCGGTGAACTCGCCGCGGACGTACCTGGCCTCCTCCAGATCCGCCAGACGGGCCCCCTCGTCCGCGATCTCAGCTTCGATCGCGTCCCGCTTCGCAAAAACCTCCGGGTCCTCCCTCTGCACCCAGCGATCGGCGATCACGGTGAGCAGCGGGTCCTGGGGCTCCAGGGACGGAAGGCGTGAGAGGAACGCCCGGGTCACGTAGTCATCGATGCTCTCCACGCGAGCCGATACGCCCGAGCATCCTCGCCCCATCCGGTGGCTGGAGCATTGGTACGACGTGCCGGCCTTGCTCATCCGGGCCCCGCACAGCCCACAACGCGCTATCCCGGTGAGCAGCGACTTCCCCTGCTTGTGGCCGTGCCGCTTCCCCGCCAGAGGAAACGTGCGCGCTTCGAGCTGGCGGAGGATGAGCTCACGTTCCCCGACCGTGATGATCCCCTCGCCGATACTCACAGTTTCGAGCGTCTCCGGGTCCCGGTAGGGAGAGACCCGGTTCATGTACTTGCGTGTCCCGTCCGGCTGCTCCTCGTACTCGGTCTGCGGCATGAGACCGGCGAAGGCCGGTGAGCGAAGGAGTTGCATGACGCTGGACGAGTTCCACTCGCCTCCACGAGCGGACTCCACCCCGTGCTCGTTCAGCAGCCGGGCGATGTGGACGAGGGCCTTCCCGGACAGCGCCTCGTCGGCGATCAGGCGTGCGTAGACGGCGGTCTGGGGGTCATGGACGAGCTTCTTCGCCTCCGGGTCCACCAGCAGCCCGTAAGGCGGCTGTCCGCCGATCCACTGGCCCCGCTGGCGTAGGTACCGCTTGGCGTTGCCGACGCGCATCCCAAGGTTGCGGGACTCGTTGCGCGCCAGTTCCGCCAGCATCGCGATGGTGACCCGGGCGCTGTCGTTCTTCGTGTCGAGGCCGTCCATGACGGAGACCAGCCGTCCGCCGACCCGGCCTATGTCGTCCAGCGCCTTGCCGACCTCGCCGATGC
The genomic region above belongs to Streptomyces marianii and contains:
- a CDS encoding recombinase family protein, whose amino-acid sequence is MHQHTTADLYLRLSLDREGKTAIDRQEADCRAWAERNGLTVRKVHIDRGRSGYKNVSRKGFDAAITAATAGVVGVLIVWKLDRLSRKGIGEVGKALDDIGRVGGRLVSVMDGLDTKNDSARVTIAMLAELARNESRNLGMRVGNAKRYLRQRGQWIGGQPPYGLLVDPEAKKLVHDPQTAVYARLIADEALSGKALVHIARLLNEHGVESARGGEWNSSSVMQLLRSPAFAGLMPQTEYEEQPDGTRKYMNRVSPYRDPETLETVSIGEGIITVGERELILRQLEARTFPLAGKRHGHKQGKSLLTGIARCGLCGARMSKAGTSYQCSSHRMGRGCSGVSARVESIDDYVTRAFLSRLPSLEPQDPLLTVIADRWVQREDPEVFAKRDAIEAEIADEGARLADLEEARYVRGEFTGADAIDRYNRLAGRLRTRIEGLRADLLRMPTPSVDISPLLDAGLLREAWEADDAAGRRERLGLAIDRVEVQRGRVGVRFNGDERCRIVWATGDDAGWSQRVTG